The DNA window TAAGTTTCTGAAGTCCACTTGTTTGGAGTTGTTTCACCATACTTTTCGTGTTGTGAAGTTATGCCCGATTCTGTAATTTCTACATGTGATGATGCTCTTCTTTTTTAATAGTATGATGCTAAAATTGAGGTTTTGGAAACATTCAGTATAGATTATTCATCATTCATTAATTTCTCTGtgatatatatagttgtgaatGTAATGTGATATCTTTTTTTCTTGGAGTACTTACACTATGAATTTTTACACTCCAAGTAAAACTGTCATATGTTGGGTGACCATAGGAAGACTTGATCACACTGTTCTCGAACTCTTTTTCATTTCTATGGCGCATTTGATTTAATGAGTTGTGTCATGTTTGTAAACTTCGTATGAGGTTTCCTGCTTGATTCTGATTTCTGACCGATTAAATTTACATCAATGAGCACATACGAAGCTGAAAACTAAATATTGTGTTCCGTCGTGTTCTCTTTCTGTGTTTCAGTGATTTGGTCACATCGTATGCCAGCCATCTAGAAAAGAGGCATGATATGCTTCTCGGCATGCTGTTTGATGAAGGAACCTATAAGAAACTCTATAGTTACCGTCATCTTTTAAATGGATTCGCAGTTCATACTTCACCTGAGCAGGTGACATCCCGCTCTTATACTTTTGCGTTGcttgttttttctttattcatcgAGCCTATCAGCACTGGAACTCCTTTACATGCATTTCTTACACCTGAGCTTATTAGTAGGCAGAAATACTTAGACGAGCACCTGGAGTGAAGTCTGTGGAGAGAGATTGGAAAGTGAGGAAACTCACGACCCACACCCCGCAATTCTTGGGACTTCCAACTGGAGTGTGGCCGACTGGAGGTGGATTTGACAGAGCTGGAGAGGATATTGTGATCGGCTTTATTGATTCTGGAATATCTCCTCATCATCCGAGTTTCGCAACGCACAAAATCGATCCTTATGGACCAATTCCCAAGTATAGAGGTAAATGCGAGGTGGATCCAGAGACAAAGCGAGACTTTTGTAACGGGAAGATTGTCGGAGCTCAACATTTTGCACAAGCAGCTAAAGCCGCTGGTGCATTCAATGCAGATGTTGATTTTGATTCTCCCCTTGATGGGGATGGACATGGAAGGTTCGTTTTAATGCACTCTTATATTGTTTAAAAGCTTTGTTCTTATTTCCAAAACAATAAATTGAATCTGTAACTTAAGCACTCGAGCTTAAGTTTGCTTGGCAATTTTTATGCAGATATGAAATCCTCTTGCTTTCTATAAACTAGATAATCTGTACTAAGCTTAGTAATTTGTCAATGTATACGtttcaaattcaaaacattAATTTAACAATATCTTTTATAGTCACACAGCGTCTATTGCTGCTGGTAATAATGGGATTCCAGTTCGGCTGCATGGATTTGAATTTGGAAGAGCAAGTGGGATGGCACCCCGAGCTAGGTAAGGTTCTTTACTATTGAGTTTTTGTGTGAGTCATGACACAAACCTTTCGCATATTGTTCTCAGTTTCCAAATCCTTTTTGATGATATACTACATTTTTTTGTGTAGAATTGCTGTTTACAAAGCCCTATATAGATTATTCGGTGGATTTGTTGCTGACGTCGTTGCTGCCATCGACCAGGTACACTCAGTTATCTGTTAATTCTGTCTGTAAAGCAAGAAGGAATCCTAGTCTGCTTTTCAAGTAGATATATTTCTCAATATTACCATAAATTTGCTCAACTCTGAAATTTTAACATCAAACCAACAAAATATAGGCtcaataattcaaattttatatcaCTAGTTTcttttattgaatttaaatgacTCTTTTTGCCGTTGACTAGTAGCTTTACGTTTTAACAGGCTGTTCACGATGGTGTGGATATCTTGAACCTCTCGGTGGGCCCCAACAGTCCTCCAGCTGCTACAAAAACCACATATTTAAACCCTTTCGACGCCACCCTTCTTTCAGCCGTCAAAGCTGGAGTTTTTGTTGTACAAGCAGCCGGAAATGGAGGTCCGTTCCCAAAAACCTTGCTATCCTACAGCCCCTGGATAGCAACTGTAGCTGCTGCAGTCGATGATCGAAGATACAAGAATCATTTCACCATGGGAAACGGGAAGATTTTAGCCGGACTTGGCTTGTCTCGTAAGTCATATAAACTATCCACTAAAGAATTCTTTTGTAGTATTTTCTAAAAAATCTTAAAATTGATTTGGATTTTCTTGTGTCGACTCTTCCTGCAGCTGCTACGCATGCAAATAGAACATTCACCTTGGTTGCAGCTAATGACGTGCTGCTAGATTCCTCTGTGGCCAAATATAGCCCTTCCGACTGCCAGCACCCCGAAGTCTTGAACAAGAACTTGGTGACGGGGAACATTCTTCTTTGTGGTTATTCTTTCAATTTCGTTCTTGGCACTGCTTCAATAAAGAAAGTCTCGGAGACTGCTAAGAGCCTCGGTGCAGTTGGCTTCGTCCTAGCAGTTGAAAATGCTTCTCCAGGGACAAAATTTGATCCCGTCCCCGTTTCGATTCCCGGGATCCTCATAACAGACGTTACCAAGTCAGCGGTAACTAATGCTCCCCCTTTCTGCTCAATTCTTCATGTTAAAAGTCGAAGAATTAGCTCATTTATTTGCATATCGTCGTTGGCTGGTCTTGTCTTGCAGGATCTCATTGACTACTATAATGTGTCTACATTTAGAGACTGGACGGGGCGAGTAAAGAGCTTTAAGGCAGTAGGAAGCATCGGGGACGGTCTGAGGCCCATACTCCACAATTCAGCTCCGCAAGTAGCTCTGTTCTCCGCTCGAGGACCTAACATCAAAGATTACAGTTTTCAAGATGCCGATCTCTTGAAACCGGACATTCTAGCCCCCGGCTCTCTAATCTGGGCTGCTTGGGCCCAAAACGGAACCGATGAGTCAAACTACATAGGTGAAGTTCTCTTCATAGCATTACCACTTTATAGTGTTACTTAATTAGGTGACGAATCGTAAAAGTAGCTCGTTTCTTGAAGCAGGCGAAGGATTCGCGATGATATCTGGAACTAGCATGGCTGCCCCTCATATAGCAGGAATAGCTGCTCTTCTGAAGCAGAAGTACCCTCACTGGAGCCCTGCTGCTATCAAGTCGGCCTTAATGACCACATCGACAACCCTTGACCGGGCAGAGAGGCCTCTTCAAGCCCAACAGTATTCTGGATCCGAGACCGTGTCGCTCGTTCCAGCAACACCTTTCGACTATGGAAGTGGACATGTCAATCCCCGAGCAGCTCTAGACCCCGGGCTCATTTTCAATGCAGGTACGAGGCACTAACGAATTTCCTTTCTTGATGCCCAAATTTGGACAATCCCGTGACTTCTCTTTGCTTGTAGGATACGAAGACTATTTGGGATTCATGTGCACGACCCCAGGGATCGATGCTCACGAGATCATGAACTACACGCATACGCCCTGCAACTACACGCTCGGCCATCCATCGAACCTGAACTCACCCTCAATCGCGATCTCACACCTTGTGGGAACCCAAACAGTGACAAGAACCGTGACAAACGTGGCAGAGCAGGAGACGTATGTCATATCAGCAAGGATGTCCCCGGCAGTGGCAATCGAGACCAGCCCTCCAGCAATGACCCTAAGAACCGGCGCATCAAGAAAGATATCCATCACGCTCTCAGTCCGGTCAGTCACGGGGGGCTACAGCTTTGGCCAGGTCTTGCTCAAGGGAAGCCGGGGGCACAAGGTGAGCGTCCCCGTCGTGGCCATGGGCTATAACCGATAGGGCGCGTGATGTTGGGGTGTTTTTCGTCTCCGAAAATATATAGATGGGTCATGTATAGATAAGTAGTACAAAGGGGGTAGAGACTTGTAGTCTTTGCCCTTTAGTATAAGTTTTGACATTAGTGGTATATTAAGGTGGAATgcccatcttcttcttcttcttcaccatGTAAGAATGTGGCCTTGCTTTGGACAAAGGCTTTTGTAGGCTTGACATCCTTTTTTATGCTGTATTTTTGAGTGGATGTGTTGTAATAATACAACTATTAATTTTTGGACGTGGCAAGATGATCCATATGTTGGGACCACAACTATgtttaataataatagaaaatggatttgtcaatgaaaataatactcccaGTCTCTCACTAAAGATGacgtattttcttttttaatttatcttacTCAAGATGATctattattaaatataaaaattcatttagctctattttattttcctatcttactttattctctcaatctaatataaaataaaactgtATAAAATTTTATGCCACCCAAAAAAGGAATCATCTTATTTGcgaacggagagagtaataataATTTGATAAATTCTATAAGTCGGCTTCAAGGCTCAAGGCGAAGCATTACATTTCACCCAAGTGGATCGAAGAGAAGAATTGTAACCTTTATCTTATCAATGTGAGACggcaaattaaaaaaaatattggtactatttaaattataactttattattattttattcagttttattatttttatatgaattaaatcaaatttgTTGCTAGTAATTATTccataaaaatcattttcagcAATTACATGTCAacttaattaatgaaattatatCTATGTGGTGCTGATGCGGATTAAAACAGAGCCTAATTTGATTTCCTTGTCACAATGAAATGCGAACCATCGAGAACTAAAGTTTTGAACTTCTTAACATTAAGATATAAAACATGCAAATTAATAGAAGACCcaaatttgattaaaatgataGCAACAATGATGTTTCAAGTCTCCATAAACGACATCGTTTCACGAACCATCTTCTACTCCAGCACAAATTTCACTGAAATTTAGTTTTGTATGACAATTACgaattgtatatgtaataatggagtgctcatttcagttggaagaagctcggctagaaaggagttcggtaagctcggcttaccgagctggaactagcctggaactagccgagaagaagaagaaggcagaagtcggtaagctcggtatggaagctcggtaaggaagctcggcgttgagctggaatgagccgagaaggaagagttcggttgtaagccgagaaggagttcggttgtaagccgagaaggagttcggtattgagccgaggaaggagttcggtcttgaaccgagaaggtagaagcaacctagccgaactagccgttggagcagcagttagttagctgagatgtagcggttattcttcttgctttcttgattcttcttgtagttagttagtagcagttgctacttgattatagagctttaaatagctcaccgtgtatgtagtttagagtagagtttaatcaataaagagttttccagttttctctccaagattatcatcttcaatactcaaagtgtgagtgtgtgtgttttctgcattgtgtgatctcatacaacagtgagtgtgtgtgtgatcttattgagtgtgtgaaagccttgtgtgtgccaatcctaacaagtggcgccgtctgtgggaagggatattgaagctgatttgcagaggatcaaacggtttcagagatggcagcaaggcttgatgcagaaaagttcacaggcaagaatgattatggcctgtggaagatgaagatgaaggcggttttaattcaacaaggcttggcggcagttcttgcaaaaccagaggagaaaggaaaggctccagtgcttgatgaaaaagctcaggcaaagatggaggagatgcagctcaaggcacattctgcagtgattctgtgccttggagataaggtcttgagggaagttcaagaagccaagactgcagtggagatcttggacaagttagatgaagtttacttggccaaatccttggctaaccggctgtatctcaagaagaggctgtatgcctatagtttttctggagataggtccatcattgagcagctagaggagttcaacaagatcattgatgacctgggatctgttgatgtcaagatttcagatgaggataaggccattctcacattgaatgccttgcctagctcgtatgaccagctaagtgatgcaattatctatggaagagataaacctatcacctatgcagaagtctattcagccttgatggccaaagaactccagaagacagccaacagaggctctgcaagctccaatgttcaagctgcagaggctttgaatgtgaagaagttcaagaagcagaacttcaagaagaagtttgagggccctaaaccctcaagttctgatgctcagaaggaaactagagcttgctattggtgcaagaaacctggacatttgaagaaagattgtcatgcatagaagagaaagatggcctctgagggacataatcaatctgattgtgtggagagtgctgatcccccggctcaactcatgaatatcagtgatagtggggtcagtcataggtggataatggacttggggtgcagcttccatatgtgccccaatagaagctggtttcatgatcttcaagaagcatcgggtacggttgttcttggtaataatcacatttgtcagatcaaaggaatagggaaggtaaagctaagcctacaagatggctctataaagatcctaactggggtgaggtatattccagaagtgaagaggaacctcatctcattgggaatgctggagcagaaagggttcaccatattgatgagtcaaggaaaattgtttgtgaaatctggagatgcagtgatgatggaggctgacagagagcatattctctattatctgaaggctaaggctgttgatggagaaagcaatgcagtgtcggatgattccataatgctatggcacaagagattgggccacccagccgaaggaagcttgaaagaactcatcaagaagggtctgatctctggagatttcaacaagatggacccctgtgagcaatgtatacttggaaaggctaagaaggcaccctatcctacaggtattcactcttctacagcccctttagactacatacatagtgatctttgggggccttcaccggtgtgttcaattggtggaggaaaatattatctagctatcattgatgactatacaaggaagttgtgggtatatattcttaaagaaaaatctgaaacactcacaaagttcaagatatggtgtaaggaggttgagctagagaagggtagaagtgttaaatgcttaaggacagacaatggcctagagttcttgtctgctgagtttgatctgttttgtaaatagaagggtatgaagaggcaccggactgttcctggtaatcctcagcaaaatggtgttgtggaaaggatgaataggacaatcctagagagggtgaggtgcctacttcttgggtctggtttgagcagcagattctggggtgaggctgtgtatacagcagcctatctcatcaataaatgcccatctactgccc is part of the Salvia splendens isolate huo1 chromosome 22, SspV2, whole genome shotgun sequence genome and encodes:
- the LOC121787486 gene encoding subtilisin-like protease SBT2.6, whose protein sequence is MRKVELNACVLILMLLGVVVCGKAEVYIVTIEGEPVISYRGGVNGYEATAVDSDSDEKIDVTSDLVTSYASHLEKRHDMLLGMLFDEGTYKKLYSYRHLLNGFAVHTSPEQAEILRRAPGVKSVERDWKVRKLTTHTPQFLGLPTGVWPTGGGFDRAGEDIVIGFIDSGISPHHPSFATHKIDPYGPIPKYRGKCEVDPETKRDFCNGKIVGAQHFAQAAKAAGAFNADVDFDSPLDGDGHGSHTASIAAGNNGIPVRLHGFEFGRASGMAPRARIAVYKALYRLFGGFVADVVAAIDQAVHDGVDILNLSVGPNSPPAATKTTYLNPFDATLLSAVKAGVFVVQAAGNGGPFPKTLLSYSPWIATVAAAVDDRRYKNHFTMGNGKILAGLGLSPATHANRTFTLVAANDVLLDSSVAKYSPSDCQHPEVLNKNLVTGNILLCGYSFNFVLGTASIKKVSETAKSLGAVGFVLAVENASPGTKFDPVPVSIPGILITDVTKSADLIDYYNVSTFRDWTGRVKSFKAVGSIGDGLRPILHNSAPQVALFSARGPNIKDYSFQDADLLKPDILAPGSLIWAAWAQNGTDESNYIGEGFAMISGTSMAAPHIAGIAALLKQKYPHWSPAAIKSALMTTSTTLDRAERPLQAQQYSGSETVSLVPATPFDYGSGHVNPRAALDPGLIFNAGYEDYLGFMCTTPGIDAHEIMNYTHTPCNYTLGHPSNLNSPSIAISHLVGTQTVTRTVTNVAEQETYVISARMSPAVAIETSPPAMTLRTGASRKISITLSVRSVTGGYSFGQVLLKGSRGHKVSVPVVAMGYNR